AGCCGCAGGAAGAAATAATAAAAGCTCCTCCTATACCAATCAGCCCCATTACTACTAGTAAGTTTCTCATGCGTGTTGTTTTTACGTGAACATCAGTGTTCGTAACCCGGCCGGGCCACATAAGGTGCTACCTGTTCTGCCGGAATAAAAGAGGCCCTGTAAGAACTGATACCGGTTCTTAACAGCCAGAAAAATCTGCCCTGCTGGTTGGTTAGTATAACGGTGTTCCTTTTGGTAGCGCATTGCAACAGCGCGCTGTCGCCCACAAGGTAGCTGCTGCCCATGCGTTCATTGAAATTTTCAGGCGGCAGTTTGCTGTCGATGACCAGCCTCGCCTGCTTTTTATCTTCATCAAGATCGAATGCCAGTGTGCGGGAAATCTTTTTGCTTACCCCATTGTCGAAGAACATCAGCTGACCCAGCTGGTTGATATGAACGGCATGCGCCTGATCAAACAGTACACTGTCTGGTAACGGAAAATCACCGCCCTTGCCAAACGCCCAGAGGCGCTTGCCGCTGCGGGCATCTATCTTCCAAATCTGTCCATTGTTATAAAAAGAAATCAGGTAATTACCATCCTTATCAAATGCCACGCAATTGGCATGCATCCAGTCTTTTTTGTCTTTCAGTATATCCTTATCCGTTAGTGGATCCAGTACATCAAAAACGGTCCATTTCCAGACCTGCTTTCCCTGACGGTCCAGCACCAGTATGCCATCTCCTTTCACCGTATCCTGTTTGCTGCCACCTTTGCTGCTCAGGTCTGCTGTTCTTTCCTCCACACAAAGTGTTACCAGCTGGTTAGCCGGATTGAGTAATATTTCGTGATGGATGGTTTGTTTGAAATCCTGTTGTCCTTTTTTGAGATTCAGCAGGGTATCGCCGGTGAGAGAAAGTTCCAGGATCTGATCGCCATAGCTGGTTTCGTAAGCAGGGCCACCCAGTAAGCCCAGGAAGGTATGCTGATCGGTAAAGCGTGCTACTTTGAATCCGGTACCGCTCACCTGGTGGTACCATACAATATCGCCTTTGGCATTCACGAGAAACAGTACGCCGGGATCATCCCTGCGGGAAACCATCACATAGCCCTTTCGGAAGCTGGCTGGCACCAGGCTGCTATCCGGACAAAACACACTGAATATATCCTTCATCCAGATGGGCAGATCGGAGGTATTAAACGTATATACTTTACTGTTATGAAGATTTTTACCATGGCCGGTAAGCACCCGGTATTCGTACTCGCAGGAGGGCCGGAGATTGGTCAGCACAATATCGTGATGAAGTTGATGGAGAGACAGGGGAGTAATAGTCCGTTCCTCTTCATGGCCCCTGCGCCAGTATTCAACGGCGGCATCCAGTGTATCTGTACATTGTATACCGGCTTTTACCTTCAGGGAGTTTTGCCCCTGCGGTGTAAGCCTGATCTCTGTAATATCTCCCTGGCCGCTGTTTGTGCATGATTGCCATAACAGCAACAATGCAGCTGCCACTGATATCAGTGGCAGTTTGCACGGTTGTTTATTCCATCTGTTGATTTGCATGATCAGTTCTTTCCTGATAAGATACGCATTCTGGTTTATTGGCGGCGGTCGGCGTTACTGAGATTTTTATTCAGGTCGGCCTGCGCCTGCGGATAGGGGAAGTATTTATCCCTCGGCATGGCGATGGAAGGCACCAGCTTCACCGTAGAAAGATAAGTGTTCACCACGTTCTGATACTTATTCATGCGGATCAGATCCTGGCGGCGTTTACATTCAAAGAAGAACTCCCAGCCGCGTTCCTGCAGGATGGCATCTCTCAGTGCATCTTTGGTAAAGGTGCCCGGAGCGCCCAGCTGATCGGCATGAGAGCGGGCCTTTACCTGGTTGATCAGACCGATAGCTTCTGCATTGGGACCACTCAGCTCATTCAGCGCCTCAGCTCTGCAAAGGAGGATATCTGCATAACGGAGTATCGGGAACACGTGGCCATCGTAGTAGGTGGTGGAGCCGTGAGGGTCTGCAAATTTGGTGGACGCTACGTCAGGCATGTAATAGAACCCTGCCGGAGGTTTGGTTTGGCCGGCGGGCGCCTGCATGTAGTGAAGACCGTCGGTGCCGGTGTAGTCGTAGTAGAACATCTGCTTACGATCGTCGTTGGCAGCGAACGTATTCCAGAAATACCAGGTACAGGCAAAATATTGCCACCTGTCGGTCACCTGCGGGTTATTGATAGGCCCGAAGTGGTTCATGATCTCTACGGCGTCGGATAAAGGATCGGCCAGCGCATTGAAGATATTTTCCTGGCACCATTTGTTCTTTTCTGCAAACAGTCCTGCGTAAGTCGGATACAGGCCGTATCCCAGCGCCATCACCTGCGTGGTCAGATCGAGTGCTTTCTGCCATTCGTGTTCGCGCATGTACAGCTTGCACAACAGGGAAAGGGCGGCGCCTTTGGTAGCACGACCTACATCAATGCTGGTGTTATAGATCGCGTTGTTTTTATAGTCGGTAGGAAGATTTTGCGCAGCAAATTCCAGGTCGCTGATGATGAACTTATTGATGTCGGCAACCGGTGTGAGCGGAAGAGCGGCTTCGTAGTTTGGATTGATTTTATTCTGCTCTACAGTTTTTTCATCTACCAGTATTACTGGTCCGAATGCATCTGTAAGGTCCACGTAACCGAGCGCACGCAGGAAGCGCAGTTCTGCTGTGAACTGATTTTTCTGTGCGTCGGTCAGCACCGGCATGCGGGGAATATAGTACAGGGCCATATTGGCATCTGTTACCAGCTTGTACTGATGGGTCCAGGCGAATGCCAGATAGGTATTGTTGGGCGACCACTGACAGTCGGACATCAGGCCCACATCCCCGCCGGAGCTGGCGTGGCCGATATCGGTGGTCAGGTCGGAGATGGTTACCTGGAACCCTGCATAGTACATCCAGGAGTCGTTTTTGCCACTGGGCTGTTTCAACCGGGAGTAAACACCTGTTACGGCGGCTTTGGCGTCGCTCAGTGTAATAAATGCGTTCTGGTCGGTAAGCAGGCTGTATACCTTGGGCTCTACTGTCTTCTCGCAGGAAGAAGCGCCGATAAGTAAAGCAGCCAGTGTGATATATGCGTATTTCATACGTTCGAAAATTGCAGATTAAAAGTTTACTTTAAGTCCGGCAGTAAAGGTCCGGTAAGCCGGGAATGCGGTGTAATCCAGACCAGACGACAGGTTGGCGTTACTTCCGCTGCTGTTAAGGTTACTGTTTACTTCCGGATCGGAACCGGTGTACTTCGTAATGGTGAACAGGTTTTGCACGGAACCATATACTTTAATACCCCTTATCGCTTTCAGGAAAGTTTTAGCCACCGGAATATTGTATCCCAGCATCACCATTTTACAACGCAGGTAAGATGCATTCTCCACGAAGCGGGAGTTCATCAGACTGCCGTAAGCAATAGCATAGCCATCTCTGGGGATGTCAGTGTTTTCGTTGGTGGTAGTCCATCTGTGCAGCGCATCTTTACCGGGGCCGGATTCCAATACCAGCCGGGTACCATTATACAGGCTGTAGTCGAGAGCGCCCTGCAGGAAAATGGTCAGATCGAAATTCTTGTAGCTGAAATCGTTGCTGATACCATAGATGTAATGAGGGTTGGCGTGGCCGAGGTAAGTACGGTCGTTGGCATTGATGATTCCATCTGGTTTACCATCCGGGCCGCTGATATCCTTGAATTTCGGATCACCGGGCTTAGACAGTGGTTGTGCGGGATGCGCTTCCCCCGTTTTGATGACGCCATCGTACACATAGCCATAGAAGGCACTCAGCTCCTGCCCGGGTTCCAGCCTGGTAAAGTCCATACCACGCCCGCCGTACAGGTTGGCTGTTTGGGTGATGATGTACGGCCTGCCGCCCAGGTCAAGCACTTTCTGTTTGTTGTAGGCGATATTCAGCGTAGTGTTCCAGGTGAACTGGCCGTCGCGTATGTTTTCTGTATTGATAGCCAGCTCCAGTCCTTTGTTTTCCAGTTCTCCGGTATTTACGATCTGTGAAGAAAAGCCATTCCAATCGCCGATGGGTACATCAAAGATCAGTTTATTGGTTTTCTTGCGGTAGTAATCGAGCGTAACGTTGATACGGTTGTGAGCAAAGCCCATGTCCACACCCAGATCCAGCTGCGCGGTGCTTTCCCACTGAAGGTTCGGATTAGGCAGGCGGGTGGCCACTGTGCCACCGGTACTGCCACTGCCATCGGTCAGGGATACATTGGTAGGTCCGAAGGTTGCCAGGTAGGTGTAATCAGGGATACGGTCGTTACCCGTGATACCGTAACCTCCCCTGATTTTCAGGTTGGAGAATACGTTGAGGTTTTTGATAAACTCTTCATCGCCCAGGCGCCATGCTACTGATCCGGAAGGGAAATAACCGAACCTGCGGTTAGGACCGAAGCGTGACGAACCATCGCGGCGTATAGTAAAGGTAGCCAGGTATTTGTCTTTGAAGCCATAGTTCACACGGCCATAGGCAGAGGTCATTTTCGTCACGATAGAGGAGCTCACGCTGGCCAGTCTTTCTGTACCCGCATCCAGTGCGTTATACAGGAAAGCATCCGTGCTGAAGCGCTGTACCTGTGAATAGTGGCGGTCGTTTCTGTCGTATTGATAAGATACCCCGGCCACTACATTCAATGAGTGAACGGTATTGAATATCTTCTTGTAGGTAAAGTAAGCTTCTGCGAGGCTGCGGGAGTTGGCCAGGTCGTTGACGCTGGCTTTACCGCCTACTTTTTCACCGTCTACCAGGTCGCGGGGCAGATAGGTACCTTCTTTCGTAGTGAAATATTCGGTACCGCCGTTCACACGGAAGTTCAGTCCCTGGAAGATCTCAAAGTCGCCATACACGTTGATGTTCATCTTATTCTCGAACCGGTCGTTCGTGGGCGCCAGCAGCCATGCGAGCGGGTTGTCTCTGCCTTTGAACCGGGCATAGGAGCCATCCGCATTGTATGCCGGGATAGCCGGTGAAGCGGTGAGGATACCATACATTACGTTCGATGGAACGATGTTACCATCATAGGTTTTGAAGTTGGTATATGCATGTGACGCATATACGCTGGCGCCTGTTTTAAAGCGTTCGGTGAATTGTTTGTCGTAGTTCAGACGAATGGAGTACCGTTTGTAGTCTGTATTTTTCAGGGCGCCTTCCTGATCGAAGTAGTTGGCAGATAATGCCACGCGATCGTTTCCTGCGCCGCCGGCCACGCTGATGTTATGGCTCTGCACAATACCGGGTCTGGTAGCCAGTTTGAACCAGTCGTTGTTACGGCCGCTGTTCAGATCGGCATCAGAGTAGTAGTTGGGTAATCCTTTTTCATTGGCTTTGGCATTGGTTACCTGCATATTTTCCAGGCCGGTCATTTTATCATACTCCTTCACGATCCGCTGGGTACCGTAGTAGCCATCGTATTGTATGGAAGGTTTGCCGGAGCGGCCTCTTTTGGTGGTGATCATTACCACCCCGTTGGCACCACGGGCGCCGTAGATGGCGGTCGACGAGGCATCTTTCAGGATCTGTATATCATCAATATCATTCGGGTTGATATCTTTACCGGTTTCGGAGGGAAATCCGTCTACCACATATAACGGTTCGTTGGTGGATTTGATGGAGTTACCGCCTCTGATGCGAACGATGGTTTGTCCGCCCGGCGCTGCGTTCGACTGGCTCACCTGCACACCGGCTGCACGGCCCTGTATTGCCTGTGCGGCGTTGCTGGTAACGCCACCGGTGTTCATCTGATCGCTGTTGATGGAGCTTACGGAACCGGTCAGGTCTTTTTTCTTTGCGGTACCATAACCTACTACGATCACATCATTCAGATGAGAAACATCTGATTCCAGGTTTATTTTCAGGGAGGTGTTCTTACCATCAAATTTGACAGAGATGTTCTTGTATCCCATCATGCTGATCACCAGTGTTTCTCCGGGATTGGCGTTGATCACGAAACTACCATCCGCTTTGGTGATAGTACCGGTGCTGGTGCCTTTTATGGCCACAGTAGCTCCGGGCAGCGGTTGTCCTTTGTCGCCGGTCACTATCCCATGAATTTCCACCGGTGGTGGGGGAGTAGTGGCGGGCTGTGTTACAGGCTTTGCCTTAATCACAATGGCCCCTCCTTCGATGGAATAGGTAAAGGGCTGGTTGCGTACAAAAAGATTCAACGCTTCGCCGACAGGCATGTTGGTGACAGTGAGGGATGTTTTGCCGCTTTTTTCCAGTACTGCTTCATCCGCCAGGATATTGAGCCCCGTTTGTTTGTTGATTTCACGGAACAGCTCTTTGGCGGTAGCGTTTTTGAGCGACAGGCTTACCACCTGTGTCTTTGTCTGTTCTGCCTGCGCCGATGCAGCAATGCAGAACAACGCGAGGAGTGTACTGATCTTTAGTAATTTGGTTGAGCGCCGGTTCCTTGCATACCGGGTACAGGCAATAGTACTTAATGACATACTTCTGCTGAATTTTGATTTAGATAAATGGTTTGGTTGCTTTATTGGCTTGCTTACAGGTAGCAGCCAATTCCCCTTAATACTTAATTCCCGTTTTTATTTTTCTCCCTGAACGATCAGTTTCCTGCCTTCCAGCCGGAAGGCTACGTCGTTTGCGTTCAGCATCTTTAATACATTCATCAGTGAACTGTTTCTGCTGATCATGCCAAAGAATTTTCTTGGTTTTACATGACCTTCGTACACTATATCTACATTATACCAATGGGAGAATTGCTTTAATACATTGGTTAAATCCGTATTCTCGAACTGGAAGTATCCATCTTTCCAGGCGATGATTTCCCCGGTGTTGACGCCGGTTATCTTCCGTATATTTCCGTTTATGCTTACCTGTGATTGTTCACCGGGGGCCAGTTGCAGGTTATTATTACCGCTGTTGACTTTCACCGCTCCTTCGAGAAGAGTGGTATTAATGGTGTTTTCATCGGGATAGGCGTTGATGTTGAAGCTGGTGCCCAGCACATCTACCGACATTTTATTCACATTAACGCGAAAGGGCCGGTGTGCGTCGTTCCTGATTTCGAAATAGGCTTCGCCGCTGAGATCCACTACCCGCTCATTACTGCTAAAGCTTACCGGGAACCTGATAGAGGAGGCTGCGTTCAGCCATACGCGGCTGCCATCGGCCAGCACGAGTGGAAAGGCTTCGCCCGCGGCCGTAGTGAGGGTGTTATACACCGGGCTTTGCGAATCATTGGAAGAGGCTATATATACCAGTTGCCCGTTTTTATTCACGGTGGTATTGTTACCCTGTTGTGCCAGTTGCTGCATACCCGTGCTGTCGAGCACCACTTTTTCGCCGTTGGCCAGCGTCAGTACTGCTTTGTTTTTGCCGGGTAATACATCCGTTGGGGTGGCTGTTTTGGCCGCTATTGGTTTTTGCCCTTTTGTTTGTTTTTGCCAGATGTACCATGCTGTAGGGAGAGATATACCTATCACTATTGCCGCCGCGGCCGCGTATCTGAACCGGGCTCTGTTCTGGTGCCCCGGGGGCATAAGCTTTACCGGGGTCGATTGAATGCGTTTCAGCAGTTCCTCCCTGACCCGGGCACTGTATTCGCCTGAGTCGGGGGAGCCGTCCGGTTTCACCTGGTAGAAAGCTGCCTGCATTTCGCTCAGCAGGATCCGGTTGGCGCCGTTCTGCTGCAGGTAGTCCATTAGTTCCAGTGCCTCGTCCGGACTGCATTTGCGCTGCTGCCAGCGTTGTAGCAATAGTTGATAATATTCACTGTTCTTTTCTACGGGCATATATAATACTATCCCGGGGGAAGAGAATAGGGTGGGTCGGTAAGAAAAATTTTTTTAATTTTTTTCGTAGCTTAAGATCATCGCGGAAAATAAGAGGATGGGAAACACCCCATCCGTATGCTTATACAAAAAAAACTGTATACTCCTCATCGCCAAGACCATATGCTCTTTCACAGTATTCCTGGAAATCCCCAGTTCCGTAGCCACTTCCTCATAACTTTTACTTTCCTCCCTGCACAGCCTGAAAACACGCTGGCGCTGAGGGGGAAGCTGGGCAATGGCTTCATGCAAAAGGGATTCGTATTGCTTCCAAAGCAGGCGGGTATCCGCATCTTCGGTTTGCCGGTGCAGTTCCTGCATCGTTTGCGTCCGGAGTTGCTCGTCGGCCGATATCTTCTTCAGTAATTTAAATACACGGTTACGGGTAATACGGTAAAGATAGCCGCTGAAACACAGCTCAGGATTGATCCGCTCCCTTATCTCCCAGATCTTGGTAAATACCTCCTGCAGTACATCTTCTGCAAGTTCAGGGATATTAATGAAGTGGAGAATATAAGTGTAAAGCGACGGATGATATTGGTTGTATAAAGTAATAAATGCCCCAGTATCTCCCTGCTGTAACTTCCTCAGCAAAACGACATCTTCATTGCTCACTGGATTCTCGATTTACTCACTAAAGTAAGTAATTGAGTGGAATTTTTTTCTTTTTTCCTATTGAACTATAATTGTTGTGCCTGCTTTTAAAATAAAAGATAAACGATACGGGGATTTATTATCTTCGCGGCCTGTTCTTTATGTATTACTAATCGAAGCAGATAATGGTTCCCGCCGGATGGCGGGATTAAAAGGGAACTGTGTGCAAATCACAGGCTGTCCCGCAACTGTAAGTCTGAGCAGCAAATTTGCTGCAACCAGTAAACAACAATGCCACTGTTCCTCCACGGAATGGGAAGGCGTTTACCGGTCAGGCGAGCCAGGAGACCTGCCTTTATCTTACTTTGACAATGCTTTCGTGGACTGAGGCATGTCTGGTTTCGGTAAGTGATCATCACCCGGAACAGGTGTGCCCGGTTACTACGAGGCAGCCTGTGGTATGATCGCATTTTACCTTTTCCCACCTGTTTCACATCTCCCGTAAAGTATTACTGTAGTAGATACAAGGACTTAAACAGCATGTATCACTTTTAAACACACAGTAATGATTATTCACAATCTGGGCTATCCGAGGATAGGTAGCCATCGTGAGTTGAAGAAGGCCAATGAACGCTATTGGTCCGGAAAAATTACCCTGCAGGAACTGCAGGAAACGGCAAAGCATATCCGTTTAGAAAACTGGAAACTACAGCAGGCACAGGGCATAGACCTGATCCCCTGTAACGATTTCTCCCTGTACGACCAGGTGCTTGATACAGCCCTGATGGTAGGCGCCATTCCTTCCCGTTATGAGGTGCTGAGGAATGAATCCATCAATGAAGCAGACCTTTTATTTGCGATGGCAAGAGGGTATCAGCAGAACGGGCACGATATCACCGCCATGGAAATGACTAAATGGTTCGATACGAATTATCACTATATCGTGCCGGAATTCAGCGCTGGTCAGGATTTTAGTTACTATTCCCACAAAGTAGTGGAAGAATTCCGCGAAGCCAGGGCTGCAGGTTATGCTGCCAAGCCGGTATTGCTGGGACCTGTGTCGTTCCTGTTGCTGGGTAAGGAAAAGACGGCAAACTTCAACAGGTTGTCGCTGATCGACAAGCTACTGCCAGTGTACATTCAGGTGTTGGCTGAACTTACGTCAGCAGGGGCAGACGTTATACAGCTGGATGAGCCTTGTTTGTCATTGAACCTGGACGCCGATGTACGGCATATATTCAGCCAGGTATATCAGCAGCTGCATCAACGGTTTCCGGCACGGCATATTATATTATCGTCGTACTTCGAATGCTATGGCGATAACCTGCCAACTGTGCTGAATTTGCCGGTGCAAACCCTGCACCTCGACCTGGTACGTTGTCCGTCGCAGCTCGATGATATCCTGCAAACCGGTATCGCCGCTACTAATCTCCGGTTGTCATTAGGCGTGATCGACGGCCGCAATATCTGGAAGAATAATTATGAAAAGTCGCTGCAGCTG
The genomic region above belongs to Chitinophaga sp. 180180018-3 and contains:
- a CDS encoding aryl-sulfate sulfotransferase → MQINRWNKQPCKLPLISVAAALLLLWQSCTNSGQGDITEIRLTPQGQNSLKVKAGIQCTDTLDAAVEYWRRGHEEERTITPLSLHQLHHDIVLTNLRPSCEYEYRVLTGHGKNLHNSKVYTFNTSDLPIWMKDIFSVFCPDSSLVPASFRKGYVMVSRRDDPGVLFLVNAKGDIVWYHQVSGTGFKVARFTDQHTFLGLLGGPAYETSYGDQILELSLTGDTLLNLKKGQQDFKQTIHHEILLNPANQLVTLCVEERTADLSSKGGSKQDTVKGDGILVLDRQGKQVWKWTVFDVLDPLTDKDILKDKKDWMHANCVAFDKDGNYLISFYNNGQIWKIDARSGKRLWAFGKGGDFPLPDSVLFDQAHAVHINQLGQLMFFDNGVSKKISRTLAFDLDEDKKQARLVIDSKLPPENFNERMGSSYLVGDSALLQCATKRNTVILTNQQGRFFWLLRTGISSYRASFIPAEQVAPYVARPGYEH
- a CDS encoding RNA polymerase sigma-70 factor; translation: MSNEDVVLLRKLQQGDTGAFITLYNQYHPSLYTYILHFINIPELAEDVLQEVFTKIWEIRERINPELCFSGYLYRITRNRVFKLLKKISADEQLRTQTMQELHRQTEDADTRLLWKQYESLLHEAIAQLPPQRQRVFRLCREESKSYEEVATELGISRNTVKEHMVLAMRSIQFFLYKHTDGVFPILLFSAMILSYEKN
- a CDS encoding TonB-dependent receptor, which produces MSLSTIACTRYARNRRSTKLLKISTLLALFCIAASAQAEQTKTQVVSLSLKNATAKELFREINKQTGLNILADEAVLEKSGKTSLTVTNMPVGEALNLFVRNQPFTYSIEGGAIVIKAKPVTQPATTPPPPVEIHGIVTGDKGQPLPGATVAIKGTSTGTITKADGSFVINANPGETLVISMMGYKNISVKFDGKNTSLKINLESDVSHLNDVIVVGYGTAKKKDLTGSVSSINSDQMNTGGVTSNAAQAIQGRAAGVQVSQSNAAPGGQTIVRIRGGNSIKSTNEPLYVVDGFPSETGKDINPNDIDDIQILKDASSTAIYGARGANGVVMITTKRGRSGKPSIQYDGYYGTQRIVKEYDKMTGLENMQVTNAKANEKGLPNYYSDADLNSGRNNDWFKLATRPGIVQSHNISVAGGAGNDRVALSANYFDQEGALKNTDYKRYSIRLNYDKQFTERFKTGASVYASHAYTNFKTYDGNIVPSNVMYGILTASPAIPAYNADGSYARFKGRDNPLAWLLAPTNDRFENKMNINVYGDFEIFQGLNFRVNGGTEYFTTKEGTYLPRDLVDGEKVGGKASVNDLANSRSLAEAYFTYKKIFNTVHSLNVVAGVSYQYDRNDRHYSQVQRFSTDAFLYNALDAGTERLASVSSSIVTKMTSAYGRVNYGFKDKYLATFTIRRDGSSRFGPNRRFGYFPSGSVAWRLGDEEFIKNLNVFSNLKIRGGYGITGNDRIPDYTYLATFGPTNVSLTDGSGSTGGTVATRLPNPNLQWESTAQLDLGVDMGFAHNRINVTLDYYRKKTNKLIFDVPIGDWNGFSSQIVNTGELENKGLELAINTENIRDGQFTWNTTLNIAYNKQKVLDLGGRPYIITQTANLYGGRGMDFTRLEPGQELSAFYGYVYDGVIKTGEAHPAQPLSKPGDPKFKDISGPDGKPDGIINANDRTYLGHANPHYIYGISNDFSYKNFDLTIFLQGALDYSLYNGTRLVLESGPGKDALHRWTTTNENTDIPRDGYAIAYGSLMNSRFVENASYLRCKMVMLGYNIPVAKTFLKAIRGIKVYGSVQNLFTITKYTGSDPEVNSNLNSSGSNANLSSGLDYTAFPAYRTFTAGLKVNF
- a CDS encoding RagB/SusD family nutrient uptake outer membrane protein, translating into MKYAYITLAALLIGASSCEKTVEPKVYSLLTDQNAFITLSDAKAAVTGVYSRLKQPSGKNDSWMYYAGFQVTISDLTTDIGHASSGGDVGLMSDCQWSPNNTYLAFAWTHQYKLVTDANMALYYIPRMPVLTDAQKNQFTAELRFLRALGYVDLTDAFGPVILVDEKTVEQNKINPNYEAALPLTPVADINKFIISDLEFAAQNLPTDYKNNAIYNTSIDVGRATKGAALSLLCKLYMREHEWQKALDLTTQVMALGYGLYPTYAGLFAEKNKWCQENIFNALADPLSDAVEIMNHFGPINNPQVTDRWQYFACTWYFWNTFAANDDRKQMFYYDYTGTDGLHYMQAPAGQTKPPAGFYYMPDVASTKFADPHGSTTYYDGHVFPILRYADILLCRAEALNELSGPNAEAIGLINQVKARSHADQLGAPGTFTKDALRDAILQERGWEFFFECKRRQDLIRMNKYQNVVNTYLSTVKLVPSIAMPRDKYFPYPQAQADLNKNLSNADRRQ
- a CDS encoding FecR domain-containing protein, whose product is MPVEKNSEYYQLLLQRWQQRKCSPDEALELMDYLQQNGANRILLSEMQAAFYQVKPDGSPDSGEYSARVREELLKRIQSTPVKLMPPGHQNRARFRYAAAAAIVIGISLPTAWYIWQKQTKGQKPIAAKTATPTDVLPGKNKAVLTLANGEKVVLDSTGMQQLAQQGNNTTVNKNGQLVYIASSNDSQSPVYNTLTTAAGEAFPLVLADGSRVWLNAASSIRFPVSFSSNERVVDLSGEAYFEIRNDAHRPFRVNVNKMSVDVLGTSFNINAYPDENTINTTLLEGAVKVNSGNNNLQLAPGEQSQVSINGNIRKITGVNTGEIIAWKDGYFQFENTDLTNVLKQFSHWYNVDIVYEGHVKPRKFFGMISRNSSLMNVLKMLNANDVAFRLEGRKLIVQGEK